A region of Arabidopsis thaliana chromosome 5, partial sequence DNA encodes the following proteins:
- the LSH1 gene encoding LIGHT-DEPENDENT SHORT HYPOCOTYLS-like protein (DUF640) (LIGHT-DEPENDENT SHORT HYPOCOTYLS 1 (LSH1); CONTAINS InterPro DOMAIN/s: Protein of unknown function DUF640 (InterPro:IPR006936); BEST Arabidopsis thaliana protein match is: Protein of unknown function (DUF640) (TAIR:AT3G04510.1); Has 311 Blast hits to 311 proteins in 18 species: Archae - 0; Bacteria - 0; Metazoa - 14; Fungi - 0; Plants - 297; Viruses - 0; Other Eukaryotes - 0 (source: NCBI BLink).) has protein sequence MDLISHQPNKNPNSSTQLTPPSSSRYENQKRRDWNTFCQYLRNHRPPLSLPSCSGAHVLEFLRYLDQFGKTKVHHQNCAFFGLPNPPAPCPCPLRQAWGSLDALIGRLRAAYEENGGPPEANPFGSRAVRLFLREVRDFQAKARGVSYEKKRKRVNRQKPQTQPPLQLQQQQQQPQQGQSMMANYSGATV, from the coding sequence ATGGATTTGATCTCTCACCAACCAaacaagaaccctaattcCTCAACACAACTAACACCACCTTCCTCAAGCCGGTACGAGAACCAAAAACGCCGTGACTGGAACACTTTCTGTCAATACCTCCGGAACCACCGTCCTCCGCTCTCTCTCCCCTCGTGTAGCGGCGCACACGTGCTCGAGTTCCTCCGCTACCTTGACCAGTTCgggaaaacaaaagttcaCCACCAGAACTGTGCCTTCTTTGGCCTCCCTAACCCTCCTGCTCCTTGTCCTTGTCCTCTCCGGCAAGCTTGGGGCTCACTCGACGCTCTTATCGGCCGCCTCCGCGCCGCCTACGAGGAGAACGGTGGCCCACCTGAAGCTAACCCATTTGGCTCACGCGCCGTCAGGTTATTCCTCCGTGAAGTCAGAGACTTTCAAGCCAAAGCTCGAGGTGTTAGctatgagaagaagaggaagagagtcAACAGGCAGAAACCGCAAACGCAGCCGCCTCTACAGCTtcagcaacagcaacagcagcCACAACAAGGTCAGTCTATGATGGCTAATTACTCGGGTGCAACAGTAtga
- a CDS encoding uncharacterized protein (unknown protein; Has 30201 Blast hits to 17322 proteins in 780 species: Archae - 12; Bacteria - 1396; Metazoa - 17338; Fungi - 3422; Plants - 5037; Viruses - 0; Other Eukaryotes - 2996 (source: NCBI BLink).), which translates to MSLQIADKEHRLFPPHVMSMFNFKFPTLTIGHTLFSLSLHL; encoded by the coding sequence atgtcgCTGCAAATTGCAGACAAAGAACACAGACTCTTCCCTCCTCATGTCATGTCAATGTTCAACTTCAAGTTCCCCACTTTAACCATTGGTCAcactctcttttctctctctcttcatctaTGA